A window of the Bacteroides thetaiotaomicron VPI-5482 genome harbors these coding sequences:
- the cdaA gene encoding diadenylate cyclase CdaA: MFFDVGIKDFIDVLLVALLLYYTYKLMKASGSIKVFTGILVFILIWLVVTQILEMKLLGSIFDTLMNVGVIALIVLFQDEIRRFLLTLGSHRHVSALAHFFSGARKEALKHDDIMPVVMACLSMGKQKVGALIVIEHTTPLDEVVRTGEIIDAAISQRLIENIFFKNSPLHDGAMVISKKRIKAAGCILPVSHDLNIPKELGLRHRAAMGISQKSDAHAIIVSEETGAISVAYRGQFYLRLNAEELESLLTKEN, encoded by the coding sequence GTGTTTTTTGACGTTGGCATAAAAGATTTTATCGATGTACTGCTGGTCGCCCTTCTGTTGTACTACACCTACAAACTGATGAAGGCCTCCGGCTCTATCAAGGTTTTTACCGGCATTCTGGTTTTTATCCTGATCTGGCTGGTGGTCACTCAGATTCTGGAGATGAAACTGCTGGGCTCCATATTCGATACCTTGATGAATGTGGGTGTGATTGCTTTGATCGTCCTTTTTCAGGATGAGATTCGTCGTTTCCTCTTGACGCTGGGCTCGCATCGGCATGTCAGTGCATTGGCGCATTTTTTCAGCGGGGCGAGGAAAGAAGCCTTGAAACATGATGATATCATGCCGGTGGTAATGGCTTGCCTGAGCATGGGAAAGCAGAAAGTAGGCGCATTGATTGTGATCGAGCATACCACTCCGCTGGATGAAGTGGTCCGTACGGGAGAAATTATAGATGCGGCTATCAGCCAGCGTCTGATTGAGAATATATTTTTCAAGAACAGTCCTCTGCACGACGGAGCAATGGTTATCAGCAAAAAACGGATCAAAGCCGCAGGCTGTATCCTGCCAGTCTCTCACGACCTGAACATCCCGAAAGAACTGGGCTTGCGTCACCGTGCGGCTATGGGCATCTCGCAGAAATCGGATGCGCACGCCATCATCGTCTCCGAAGAGACAGGAGCTATTTCTGTAGCTTATCGCGGACAATTCTATCTTCGTCTGAATGCCGAAGAACTGGAAAGTCTGCTGACAAAAGAAAACTGA